Below is a window of Congzhengia minquanensis DNA.
GAACGTGCCGCCGGTGCCGCCAATCTGGAACACCAAAAATACCACGGCCAGCGCCTTGCCCACATTGTCAAACAGCGAAACCAACGTATAAACAATGGTAGTGAACACCAGGCTGTAAAACATGGACAGCAGAACGAACAGGGCCGGGTGCTCCATCCGCACGTTTAACAGCACCACATCTCCCAGTCCTGCAATCATGCCTTGCAGGACGCCGAAAAATGCAAAGAACATCAGCTTTCCCACATATTCCTGTCTGGGAGTCACCGGGAACGGAACATTGTGCGCTTTGGTTGAAAACAGCGCGCACATTAACACCGCGCCCACCCACAGGCACAGGGTGGTATAAAACGGCGTCAGCCCCGCGCCGTAGTTTTCCATGGGGAACAGCTTGGTAGAATCCACCTTCACCGGGGCGGAAATAAAATCACTCTCGCCGCTGCCGTCCATGTTCAAGAGCTTTGAAACGTCCGACATGCTCACCGCGTTCATCACATTTTTCAGCTTTTCGGCGGCGTCGTAAAACGGTGAAAGCCGCTCCTCTACCTTGTCTTTAAAGCTTTGCACATCATCTAATGCAATGGTGCTTTTGTCCTTCAGCTTGTCAACAAAGCTCTTTAATTCCCCAATGTCCACACTCTTTTCCAACAGAACAGATGCAATGTCCGACGCTGCAGTTTTGGTATTGTTCAGCATTTCATAAATTTTGGGCATCATTTCCGAATTGTCAATTTGACCGGTTAAGTCGTTTGCCAGGTCTGCGCCCTTGCGGGCGGTTTTCGCCGCGTCGTTTAACAGCTTTTCAACCGTGTCGCTGTCTGAAACCTTGTTCGAAACGTTAGCCAGCCCGTTTGAAACCTCTTTTAAATTGCCGATAAACCGGTTTAAATCCTTTTGAAAATTGCTGATGTCCGCATCGCCGGCGTCTTCTATAATGGCGCTGGTGTCGTTTAAGGTGCTGATCATTCCGTCAAGCGACGACTGCAGCGAGGAGATTGTGTTCCCAGGCGCGGCTCTTAAATTTTTCAACGTTTTATAAAGGGCCTTGCTGGCCCTTGCACCGGCCCTGGCGGCGGTCTGCGCCGCACTGATGGAGGAAACCGTGCTGTTTCGGCTTGCGTCCATGCGGGTTTCCAGCCTGGTGAGCTGTGCGCTTAGTTTCAGCGAGTCAAGGGTCAGGTCTGCGTCGCTGTCAATGTGTTTTAAAATGGTTTCGCAAACGGTTTTCAGCGACGCATAAATGGGATTGTCGGAGAGCAGCGCATCAAGCTCCCGCACTTTTGCGGCAATTGCCTGCACGGGTTCTTTATTTTCAATGGCCGCAGACAGCTCATACCCCTTTTTTACCACGGCTCCGGCGTTTTGATAGGCCTTGTTTATCACACTTTCCACTTTGTCCAGCCCGTCGCTCAAGCCGTTAAACGCAGCCGACAAGTTATCAAATGCCGTCATGCCGTAAGACATTGCGCCGGACAGGGAATTTAATTCTGAAAGCGTGTCTTTCAGCCCTTCGGCGGTTTCAATGAGACCTTTGTTCATTGAAATAACCTGGTCTCTCGTCTCCTGCGACAAAATGTCGTTATTTATGGTGTCTGCCGCGTCGCCAAAGGTTTTGTTCACCGACTCTAAAGTGGAAATAAAGTCGTCTAAATGGTTCTCCGCCTTTAAAATGCCGGCCGCCGCATCTGTCTTAGTGGCGGCAGCGTCGCTGCCTGCGTCGGCCGCCGCTGTTTGAATGTCTGTAAGAATGTCCCGGGCAGAAACCAAATCGTCCCGCACATTCACCGAAACGTTTTGAAGCCGGTCAGAAAGCGCCATGGCGTTGTCCCCTACGGTTTCGGAATAATAGACACATTTGTCTAAAATTTCCGCCAGCCTGTCGGCGTCTTCCTTACAGTCATCTAGGTAGATTACGCCGTCTTTCGCGTTGGAAATCATGTTATCTAAACGGCCGCTCACACTTTTTAAGTCGCCCTCGGCAAAGCTGACAAAACCCTTTAACATTGCGATTTTGTCGTAGTGGCTGTCAAAATCCACGCCGAGGCTGTTGAGCACCTCAAAAACCTTGTCTACAATGGTTTTTGCAAAAGACGAGGTAATTTGATTTTGAAGTGTATTCATGCCACTGTCGGTCATTTTTGGCGCAATGGCATTGATTTTTTCATTTACATAATACCGCATAGTGGGCTTTTCCATGTCCTCGGTGAGAAAGCTGACCATTTTTTCCGAAAAATCGGAGGGAACAACCACCGCGGCATATACCTTACCGGTTCTGCAAAGCTCCACTGCCTCGTCCTCCGTGTCGCAGAACACCCAGCCCAGCTTGTTATTTTCGTGAAGGTTCGACTCCACCTCCGCGCCAATGTCAATATTCATGTTTTCAATGGCCGTTCCTGCATCGTCGTTCACCACTGCCACCTTCACGCCGCCTGTGTTTCCGTAGGGGTCCCACGAAACCAAGATGTTCACCCATCCGTATAAAGACGGCAAAATTGCAATGCCCGCCGCAATTACCATTGCCACCCAGTTGCGCGCCAGCTTTTTTAGGTCTGACGTAAATATTTTGCCGCACACCGTCATAAACTTCATTGTTTCAGCCCTTTCCATTCTTATTTCATCAAAACCTCGCCGGTTCCCGCTAATTCGCCCAGCGTATATTGAAACGTAAGGCCGTGCTCCGCCGGCTCCTTGCTGCCCGCAATTGCAAACGTGTTGCCCCCGGACACGGTTTTGCTCTCGCCTGCAATTTGAAACCGGCCGCCGCTGTCTTTAAAATGAACCGAAGCAGAAAGAATGTTCAGCTGGTCGTAAACCAAATTCAGCCCGGCCTCTGCTGTTTGCTTCTTTAAGCCGACATTTCCCTTTAAAATAATTTTTCTGTCCGCCAGGGTACTGGTATAATAGACTTTTGCGTCGTTTAGCACCTGTTTTCCGCTGCCGTTTCCAAAGGTCACGCTCATGTTCACGTCGCTTAACGCAATGCTGCGGAAAGCCGCTTTCAAGTCAATTCGGCGGATAATATTTTTATTGATATAAATAAAAATCTCCACGTTGTCCTTTAAATGTTTCGTAATGTCCTCCGGGTCAATCAGCATCTTGTCTAACACAAAATTGACGGTGTCGTAATCCAGCTTGAGGCCAAGCTCCTGTTCTAAGCGTTTCGCCGTTTCAAGCACCTCGTCTTTCGTAAATTCGTAGGTAGAAGACAGATGAAACTCGTCGAAAAACTCGGAAAGCAGCTTGTGTGAAAGCGTGGTGTGGTAAACCGTGCACCGCACGCTTTCGCTGCCTAAGACAATCGTTTTTGAGTCCTGCTTTCTCACTGTAAGCTTATCGTAAAACCTGCGGACGGCTTCGGCGTTTTTGAGTTGCTCCTGAATGGCGTCGTTTACCTTTGCGTCTGTTTGAATGTGCACTTTATCGAAATCGGTGTTGAGGTTAAAGTCCACGCCCTCTTGCTCCATGTGAAAGGAACGGAACTTTCCCTTTAGCCCAACGCTGTGCAAAAGGAAGTCTACATCGCTCTGCATTTGATCATACGTGTTGGCAAAGCACGAAACCGTATAGACCTTGGGGGACAGCGCGGGAAATAATATTTGGGAGCAAACATGACACAACAAAAACATCAGCGCTGCGGCCGCAGCGCCTCCTGCAATAAACTTTGTTTTTTTCCCCACAGTGTTTTTAAGCCCCCTTGTTGTTTTTTCATTCTTTATTTTATCAGACCGGCCCTTTTGGCACAACAGACAAATTTATGTCCCGTGTCTGTTTTTTGGTCATTTCATGCCGATTGCCCAAATTTAAGACACATTCCTTTGTATGACTATTTTCTTTTACCATTTTATGCGGTACAATAGGGATAAAGTAAAAAAAGGAGTGAATTTTTATGCGTTCTCTTTGGCCTGTGAAACTCGCAAAATCCGGTTATATTCTCTTGTCCCTGCTGTTATGCGTGCTCGGCGTGGTGTTAATTGCCTGTCCGCTGTTTTCGGCAAAGCTGCTCTGTTACATTTTGGGCGGATTGCTCATGGTTTATGGGGCAATTAAAATTGTGGGCTATTTTTCTAAGGATTTATATCGTTTGGCGTTTCAGTTCGATTTTGCCTTCGGCATGCTTTTGTGCCTGGTTGGACTTTTAATGATTTTGTTCCCCGAGGGGGCCTTAACCGTTATCTACACGGTAATTGGCATTATTGTTCTGGCTGACGGGCTTTTTAAAATTCAAACGGCATTTGAAGCGAAAAAATTCGGCATCAATAAGTGGTGGGCCATTTTGCTGTTTGCGGTGGCTTCCGCCCTGCTGGGACTTGTGTTGGTATTAAATCCGGTGAAAACGGCAGGATTTATCATGGTTTTGCTGGGTGTTTCCCTTATTTTAGAGGGCATTTTAAACTTTCTTGTGGCGCTTCTCACGGTGCGAATTATGAAAAACCAGCTTCCCGACGGGTTCGATTTTGAAGATGAGCAATAAACAGCACGCGGACGAATTTACAATTTTTTGTACACATAACTCTTTTCCTGTCAGCGGTTTTCCGCTATAATGGTGGTAAAAAGGAACGACAGGAGGAATTCCATGGCAGAGCAAATTAAACCGGGCTTTTTTAGTAAATCTGTGGCTGCGGACGACAACCGGATTTTGTTTGACATTCAAAACGAACAGCTTCTTTGCAAACAGAAAAAAATTGATTTTTTGTTTATCGGCGACTCCATTACCTGGATGTGGGACTTAAATTTGTATTTTGGTCCAGGCGCCTTTTTCGTAAACCGCGGGATTGGGGGCGACGTTTCGGCTATAGCCCTGAAACGGTTCCGGGCGGACTGTTTGCAGTTAAATCCCGGCGCCATTGTCTACATGATTGGCACCAACGACATTTTAACCACCGCACCGGACCTTTGGTGGCGCAAACCGGGGGCAGACAAAAACCGCGTTTTAGAGCAGCTCCTGGCAAACATTGAAGAAGCAATGCGCCTTTGCGCCGGCAAAAGGCTTTACCAGTGCTCCATTTTGCCAACGGACATCTGCCCGCCTTTTGACAAAGCTGGCATAAATCAAATGGTGCAAGAGGCGAACGACGGCATAAAAGTCCTTTGCAGTAAGCACGGCGTGCCTTATGTGGATTATCACAGCGCTCTCTGCCGGGAAGACAAAAAAACTATGAAAGACGGGCTCACCCACGACGGCATTCACCCCAACGGAGCCTGCTATGAAATTATGGCAAATGTGTTAAAACAGGAAATTGATTTTCAGAAGGAGATGGAAAAATGAAACGGTCTGAACTAAACGCCATTATGCGGGACGCGGTGGCCTTTATTGACGAAATGAACTTTAAGCTACCCCCCTTTGCCTTTTGGACGCCGGAGGACTGGAAGGACAAGGGCAAAGAATATGACGAAATCCGGGACAATATGCTGGGCTGGGACATTACCGATTTTGGATATGGAGATTATAAAAAAATCGGCCTTTTAATGTTTACCCTGCGGAACGGAAACTTCAGCGACAAAAAATATGTAAAACCCTATGCGGAAAAGCTTTTAATTGTGGAGGAGGAACAAATTACCCCATTCCATTTTCACTGGAGCAAAATGGAAGACATTATAAACCGCGGCGGGGGCAACCTGATTGTGCAGGTGTATAACTCCACAGAAGACGAGCAGTTTGCCGACACCCCCGTGGAAATTATGGTGGACGGGCGTCATTTTCAAATTGAAGCAGGCGGCACCGTGCGCATAACGCCGGGAGAAAGCATCACCCTCCCCAGCGGACAGTATCACAAGTTTTGGGGCGAAAAGGGCACGGGAAAAATCCTGCTGGGCGAGGTGTCTAAGGTGAACGACGACCGGGTGGACAACCGCTTTTTTGAAAAGACGGGCCGTTTTCCCGAAATTGAGGAAGACGTTTTGCCCCTCTACCTTTTAAGCAACGAATATCCGGCGAAATAAAAAAACCGGGAGCGGTTTCGCTCCCGTTTTTTTATTCTTTCATATACGGCAAATCCATATAATCAAAATTTGAAATATATAGCTTGGGCGCGTCAAAGCAAAAGTCGTTGCACGCCATGTGCTTAATTCCCTCGCTGGCAGGGGAATATTCACAGCTCAGCTTCATGTTTTCCGATTCATACGTTACCGCTCTGATATAGGTTTGCCTCTGATGCATGCTGGTTTCCAGCCTGTCCGTAATTTTGGTTTTTTTAACGCCATCTACAAACGCGTCAAACGAGGGGCACTCCTCATTGGTTTTCACGGAGAACACAAACCCGTTTCGAATGTGCAGAAAATCCCGCTTTTTAAAGTCTTTCACTTCGCCCTCATAGTTATAGAACGAAATTATAATGTAGTGCTCTTCCTTTGTCACCGTAACCGCCGCTTTGCGGCCCTTGTCTGTTACGAAAAGTGGCTGGAACGAAAGATAAACCCCGCCGTCTTTCACAAACACCGGCGCCAAATCGACAGACGCGCCCACGTTTCCGCTTAAAACCTTATCGCCAATGCGGATTTCGTCCGGCTCGTTTCCCTCCCGCAGGGGAAAGAAAATGGAGAGCTTTAACGAGGAAACGTCAACATTTCCTGGAATTTCCTGCTTTTTGTAGTGCTCTGTTTCCGCTTTGGAAAGCCCTAAATAGGTCGGCGGATTTCCCTTTATTTTCGGCTTATACAGCACCATTGCGGTGCCGTCCTTTTGAAAGGCTGTATTTCTGCCCTGCTCCACAAAGGGCTTCGGCTTATCGGCAGGTGCGTCGTTAATCAGATACCGGCAGAATACGTTCCGCACGTCTTTTGCGCTTTCCGCTGTTTCTGTCCGTTTGTAAATTAAGGTAAAGCTATTGGTTTGCACGCCGTTGTGAAAGTCCTTCGTGGCGGTGCCCACCGCGTAATCCCGCGTCATATAAGTTTCAACGTCTGTCACGCCGGCGGGATATTCATAAAAATCGTCCTCTTTGGTGTAGTCGCGGAAAGCCTCCTCCGGCGTGGAATCGGTAGAAGCGGAAAACTCCGACTTTGCCAAAAAGCGCATGGGAAACTCTTTTTTGTGCACAAAGTCGAACAGCTCTTTTGTCAGCGTAAATTCCTCTAAATTATAGTAGCCATAGCTGACAATAGACTCCATATCCTTCAGCTCGTCGGGAAAGAACTGTTTCTCTGTGTTCAGCAGGTTGGTAAACCATTTTGTTTCAAAAATTGTCGCGCCGTTGGTGTCGCCGATATAGGCCCGGGAATTGGGGCCTGCAAACCTGCCAATGAATGGGTGGTAGTGGCTGATTAAGTCTGCCCACACGCGGATTTGCGCATTTTGGGCAATGGTTTTAAACGCCTCACAGGTGGCATATTCCGTCAGCCTTGCCAGCACGTTAATCTGCAATGCGGAATAGACAACGCTGGTATATTCGCTTAAAACGCCCCGACG
It encodes the following:
- a CDS encoding SGNH/GDSL hydrolase family protein, producing MAEQIKPGFFSKSVAADDNRILFDIQNEQLLCKQKKIDFLFIGDSITWMWDLNLYFGPGAFFVNRGIGGDVSAIALKRFRADCLQLNPGAIVYMIGTNDILTTAPDLWWRKPGADKNRVLEQLLANIEEAMRLCAGKRLYQCSILPTDICPPFDKAGINQMVQEANDGIKVLCSKHGVPYVDYHSALCREDKKTMKDGLTHDGIHPNGACYEIMANVLKQEIDFQKEMEK
- a CDS encoding D-lyxose/D-mannose family sugar isomerase, with the protein product MKRSELNAIMRDAVAFIDEMNFKLPPFAFWTPEDWKDKGKEYDEIRDNMLGWDITDFGYGDYKKIGLLMFTLRNGNFSDKKYVKPYAEKLLIVEEEQITPFHFHWSKMEDIINRGGGNLIVQVYNSTEDEQFADTPVEIMVDGRHFQIEAGGTVRITPGESITLPSGQYHKFWGEKGTGKILLGEVSKVNDDRVDNRFFEKTGRFPEIEEDVLPLYLLSNEYPAK
- a CDS encoding HdeD family acid-resistance protein, with the protein product MRSLWPVKLAKSGYILLSLLLCVLGVVLIACPLFSAKLLCYILGGLLMVYGAIKIVGYFSKDLYRLAFQFDFAFGMLLCLVGLLMILFPEGALTVIYTVIGIIVLADGLFKIQTAFEAKKFGINKWWAILLFAVASALLGLVLVLNPVKTAGFIMVLLGVSLILEGILNFLVALLTVRIMKNQLPDGFDFEDEQ
- a CDS encoding YhgE/Pip domain-containing protein — its product is MERAETMKFMTVCGKIFTSDLKKLARNWVAMVIAAGIAILPSLYGWVNILVSWDPYGNTGGVKVAVVNDDAGTAIENMNIDIGAEVESNLHENNKLGWVFCDTEDEAVELCRTGKVYAAVVVPSDFSEKMVSFLTEDMEKPTMRYYVNEKINAIAPKMTDSGMNTLQNQITSSFAKTIVDKVFEVLNSLGVDFDSHYDKIAMLKGFVSFAEGDLKSVSGRLDNMISNAKDGVIYLDDCKEDADRLAEILDKCVYYSETVGDNAMALSDRLQNVSVNVRDDLVSARDILTDIQTAAADAGSDAAATKTDAAAGILKAENHLDDFISTLESVNKTFGDAADTINNDILSQETRDQVISMNKGLIETAEGLKDTLSELNSLSGAMSYGMTAFDNLSAAFNGLSDGLDKVESVINKAYQNAGAVVKKGYELSAAIENKEPVQAIAAKVRELDALLSDNPIYASLKTVCETILKHIDSDADLTLDSLKLSAQLTRLETRMDASRNSTVSSISAAQTAARAGARASKALYKTLKNLRAAPGNTISSLQSSLDGMISTLNDTSAIIEDAGDADISNFQKDLNRFIGNLKEVSNGLANVSNKVSDSDTVEKLLNDAAKTARKGADLANDLTGQIDNSEMMPKIYEMLNNTKTAASDIASVLLEKSVDIGELKSFVDKLKDKSTIALDDVQSFKDKVEERLSPFYDAAEKLKNVMNAVSMSDVSKLLNMDGSGESDFISAPVKVDSTKLFPMENYGAGLTPFYTTLCLWVGAVLMCALFSTKAHNVPFPVTPRQEYVGKLMFFAFFGVLQGMIAGLGDVVLLNVRMEHPALFVLLSMFYSLVFTTIVYTLVSLFDNVGKALAVVFLVFQIGGTGGTFPIEVTPAFFQMIYKIMPFTYGIMGMRECVGGIVAANLLKDICVLTVYGITFFLIGFFLKSFLARKMAPLSKKLGESNICGH